DNA from Desulfuromonas sp. AOP6:
GGCATTGTTTTGACCATTGGTATGGCTGTCGATGCCAACGTGTTGATATTTGAAAGGATACGCGAAGAGCTCCGTCTTGGGAAAACCGCTCACAATGCGCTTGAATCCGGGTACGCCAAAGCCTTCTGGACAATCGTGGATGCCAACGTCACCACGCTTATAGCGGCACTGGTTCTTTTTCAGTTCGGGACCGGCCCTGTCAAAGGTTTTGCCGTAACGCTTTCCGTTGGTATCCTGTCTTCCCTGTTTACGGCAATCTTTGTCTCCAGGGCGATTTTTGACTTTATTCTGGAACGCCGTAACATCAAGCGGCTGAGCATATAAGGAGTTCGAGATGCAGCTTATCAAACCAGATATCAATCTCGATTTTGTCGGCAAACGCAAATTCGCCGCGCTCTTTTCCGTGGTTCTGCTGGCGGTGGGCTTCCTGTCCCTGATTATGCACGGCGGCCCCAATTACGGGATCGACTTTTCCGGCGGGACGCTGGTACAGGTTAAGTTTGACCAGATGACCACCGCCGGCGATATCAAGTCAGCCCTCGCTGGACTCGAACTGGGGGGCGTCGTGGTTCAGCGCTTCGGGGATGAAGGCAATGAGTTTCTCATTCGAGCGCAGAACACGTCCACTGAACTCAAAAGTCTTTCTCTCGCCATTTCCAATGTTCTTGAAAAGAGCTATGGCGAAGGTCAGGTCGAGGTTCGACGTGCTGAAATGGTAGGGCCTCAGGTGGGAAAAGATCTCCGTGAAAAGGGTCTCATGGCCATCCTCTATGCCCTTGTCGGCATACTCATCTATGTGACCTGGCGCTTTGAATTCCGGTTTGCCGTCGGAGCCATCGTAGCATTGGCACATGATGTTTTTATCACGCTGGGAGTATTCTCTCTTTTCGGTAAAGAAATCGATCTGCCGATTATTGCCGCTTTTTTGGCGATTATTGGTTATTCGCTCAACGATACCATCATTGTGTATGACCGTATTCGTGAAAATATGGGTAAACATGGCAAAGATGGGTTTGCGGCCGTTGTCAATCGCAGTATCAACGAGACCCTCTCCAGGACCATTCTGACATCAGGAACAACTTTGTTAGTTGTGCTGGCTCTTTTTAGCCTGGGAGGTGGAGTTATTCACAATTTCGCTTTTGCTCTTCTCGTCGGGATACTGATCGGGACGTATTCTTCCATATTTGTGGCAAGTACAATCCTCGTCTTTTGGGATAATTACCGTTCTGTCAAAAAAGCGGCAACCTAAGGAAAGGGACTCTCCCCCATGAAGAACAAGGAAACTGTACTGCTTGTTGTCATTGCCTTTATTGCCGGTCTTTTAGTGGGTGTACTCCTCAGCAAGGGAGGGAAAGGTTCGCCGACATCGCCACCGCCTGTCGCCACGCCCACACCAGTTGTCAATTATCAAAAAGAGATTGCCTTACTGGAGAAAATCGTGGTTGATGAGCCCTCCAACCGGCAGGCCTGGGTTAAACTCGGTCATAATTATTTTGACTCGGACCAGCCTATGAAGGCGATAGAGGCTTACACCAAGGCGCTGGAGCTCGACGGACGGGATGCCGATGTTCTCACCGATCAAGGCATCATGTTCCGTCGGGTAGGGTGGTATGACCGTGCGATCGAGAATTTTGTCAAGGCTGCCGAGGTCAACCCCAATCATGCCCAGAGCCTTTACAATCTCGGTATTGTCTATCGGTACGACGTACAGGATTTTGCCAAGGCTAAAGAAGTCTGGACCCGCTTTCTTGTGCTGAATCCGACAGGGTCCGGCGCCGACCAGATACGCAGGGAATTGCAGTTCATTGAGGCGCACCCAGCAGGCGCGCCGCCAAAATAAACGTGAGTGACACAGAAAAGCCGGGGCTCTCCCGGCTTTTCTGTGTCAGGACTATGGATTCCCTTAATTTGGCCGTCATGATGAATCCGGTTATCAGAAAAAGATGGACTGAACGCAGGTCTAAATCAGAGCCCGGCAACGTTGCAGCCCTGGTATCCGCGCTTGGAATCGGTGAGATCACCGCCAGTATTTTATGCCGGCGAGGGATCGTCGAGGAACAGGCGGCGAAAGATTATGTTGAAAGCCTGCTGGCTTCTTTGCCCGATCCGTTTTTACTTCCAGGTATGGATAAGGGCGTCAACCGCCTCGCCCGTGCCTTGGAGCGAGGGGAGTCTATTGTCATTCATGGTGATTATGACGTGGATGGCATCACCGGAACAGCTCTGCTGGTCCAGGGCTTGCGCGACCTCGGGGGGGATGTCGATTATCACATCCCTTTGCGGCTTAAAGACGGCTACGGACTTTCCGGTCAGGCTTTGTCCGCCGCCGCCCAAAAAGGTGCTTCCCTCGTAGTCTCAGTTGACTGTGGTGTGAGTGCGGTGCAGGAGGCCGCCTTGGCTCTGGAACTTGAGCTCGACCTGATTATTACCGACCAAACTGTGGAGCATTATCAATACGGCAATAAATATTGTTTGTTCTGGCAATAAACCCAATATATAAAACAACCTACCAGTGCATATGTTTATTTACATAGTTGTATTGGTTTGGCCTTAAAAATATATATGATTGAATTGTGGTTTATGTTAACAATGTATGCCTATGCGCGTTGTTGAGACGGTTCTAAAATCCGGTGAGCGTCACTCAGTCCTTGTTGATGAGCATGGAATTCCTGATTGGTGGTCATCCATGTGGGTCATCGAGAAGCTTCGTCCTCAAGGAGGAGCGGCAAATACCATATCTACGAAACTTAGAGCTGTAATGCTCCTATGCCGCGCGCTACCACAAGCGCAGGATCTAACATCACGCCTAGCTCGCGGTAAATGGCTGAGCGTTCCGGAAATCGATCATCTGATTGAGCAAATGGGCTTACCTGCTGACTCGATTACCCCCTTAAATGTAACGGAAGGCGACGATAATCGAACTGTCAAAAGACGCTCCAGAGTGGTCAGCTTAGAAAAATTACGTTCAAAGCTACGCATCCAGCAACAGCAGATGGTTACTTCAAGAACCAAGGCACTACGACTTCAGATCATTCGAGAATACCTTTGGTGGCGCATCAATGCACATATCCTCCGTTCGCGTGGTCAGACCAAAATCTCGCTAACTATTCTACGAGATGAAATCGACACATATATCGAATCTAAATCCACGAATATTCGTAATGCTTCTGGTATCGGGGAACCCAAGGGATTGTCTGAAATTCAGCAAGCCGAATTGATAGAGGTGATTCAAACAAGCTCTCCACTCAATCCATGGAAAAATGACGCATTCATTCGTTCACGCAACCAACTTCTTGTAGAGCTCTTTTTAGCTTGCGGACCTCGGCGTGGCGCAATCCTCGGCATCAAAGTGCCTGATATCGACTCGCACGTAGGTCGCATATCAGTACTTCGCCGGCCGGACGATCTCGAAGACCCACGTACAGTACAAACGGGGAATAAAAGTGGAGACTATAAGCTTCCTCTTGGCGACCGCTTGTTTCGGTTGCTAAGAGAATATCAGGTGCTAAGGCACAAGAAGGTGAAGGGGCGACATCAGTATTTGATTGTATCGGAGGATGGTAACCCCCTTGAACAGAGCTCTGTGAACTACATCTTCAGATCGCTGCGCAAGGTTCCACAACTTACCAATCTTCATCCCCATTTGTTGCGACACACCTGGGCGAGTAACCATGCACGGCAACGCTATGCCGAGGGAGTAAGTATCGATGAGATTGAAAAGGAACTTCGCACGTTAGGTGGTTGGAGCGAGCGGAGCAAGATGCCTGCCTACTATACACGCCAGTTCGTTGACGAACATTCCTATGAGAGTTCGCTTCGATTGCAAAACAAGGCAACGCCCATTCGAACACAAAAGCAAGTGCCTACGGATGATGTAAGATGAATGAACAATTCCATGTGGAGTGGCTTACCCAGATCGCTGATCAGCCTTTGCCCGAGGAGGTCAAAGCAAAGGATGGGAATGTGTTTGATCCACGCAAGAACCACTGGAAATACAAGACTATTGGCAAAAATGTCAGCTGCAATTTCGAATCATTACCAGAAGTCTCTCCCATCTTTCTTCACGGTTTTAAGCTGGCGTTGATCGATGCTGCGATAAGTTTTTCAGGCGCGTCAGTCCAAAGCATCTTTAATGACACGCTTCGCCTCATTAGATTCTTGGCGAGCCGGCGACAGTCTATGTTCGATGAATTGAACTTTGACCATATAACCCAATGGGCACGAAGCTCTCCGGGTGCTGAATCGCGGGCTGCTTCTACTAGATCATTCTTCCAAGACTGGGCAAAGCGACACTACCCAGGTATCTCGTCAGAACTTGCACATACCTACCCGTCCTGCAAGCAGGGGCCAACTGGTGAGGCAGTAGCCATCCAGGACCCAACCAAAGGTCCATTTGACGATCAAGAATTCGAATCTATCCTCGAAGGCCTTAATCACGCACTTGAATCTGGAGACATTGAGCTTGATCGCGCACTGGAAGTCCGCCTAAGTGCCCTACTCGGACTGCGTCCAAAGCAACTTGCACTCGCAAAATGTTGCGATGTCAGCCGGGACAAGTATGGGCGTGTGATTCTACGTGTACCCATGATCAAGGGTGAAAACCAAGGTTTGCGCGACGAGTTCCGCAATTGCCCTTTGGAACCCACAACAGGTGAAGTGTTGTTGGACTACTGCGAGATGGTCAAAAAAGCATTCTCCTCATTGCTGGCTGATACGGGTGAGGCCCCTCTTTTCCCAGACACATCTGCAGATATCGTTACCAAATCTTATATTCCCATCCTTGCATATCACACGGCGGATACGAATATGACAGGCCGAATTACCAGAACATTGAAGAATATCCAAGCACACTCGATTCGCCTGGGAGGAAAACGCGTTCCTGGGTCGGCGGTGCGCTTTCGGCGTAGCTTCGCACAGCGTGGTGCCGAAGAGGGGATCGACATCTTCACACTGGCTCATCTGATGGGTCACCGCAACACCAATAACGTAAAAGTGTACTTTGAAATCACCAATCGTATCCGTGCCAATTTCAGCAAAAAAATCGTATTTCAGATGGCTCCTCTAGCGCAAGCATTTGGTGCACAGCTGCATATCCTTCGCAGTGAAGCCGAAGCAACGCGCCCTTCACTCAGCAGTCGTATACCCGACCTAAGGCTCGATGAACACGGGAACTTGAAAACGCTGGCGAGTTGTTCAAGTTGTAGTCACTGTAGTCAATTGCGCCCCATCGCCTGCTACGCCGGATGCAGAAGTTTTGAGCCATGGCTAGACGCAGACCACGAATCAGTCTTAGATCGCATGTTGGCGGACCGAGAAAAGCATATCGAGATTGATGAGAGAATTGCAAAAATTCGGGATTTGGCGATCCTTGGCTGCACTCAGATCGTTCTTAGGTGCCGAGATATTCTGGCCAAGAAAACGATATGACCACACGGCTTATTCCACGTTCAGCTCAGGAAGCACGCGCTAACCTCGATGCGTTCATTGAAAAATACAGTAGGTTAGGTGCATGGGGAAAGGGCGACCATCCATTTGATGACGATTCATGGCCTCTCGCAGGGATCGGCCAAAGAGGGCTACGGGGGGGGTACGTCTACTTTGCTCGCCGAAACTACAACCCAAAACGCCACATTGTGACCAAAATGCAAGCAGCAATGATTCCAACAGATCAGCTTCAACCTGATCTGTTCCGTCAATTCGCCAAAGCAATGCAAGCCCACTTATATCAAAATCGCCCTACGACCGGCGTCCAAGCAAGGAAGGCGGCGATGGATGCGCTACTTTCGGCACTCGAAAGCAATGGAACCGATAACCCTACAGAGGTAACAACCGCCGTATTGGATAAAGCATGCGAAATTCTTCAATTTGACTGGAAGTTGAAATCGGCTGCCAGGATAGCAACTCAATTATCAATTATTTGGGACGCAATATTGCTGAATGAATTGGTAGCCATGCCAACTTATTGGAGAAGCCCAATACGTCAAACGGGAACTAGGGACATTCTCCGTCTCGGCCCTGAATTTGATGATTTACGTACAGAAAAGCTACCTGATCCCCGTGCGATCGAGGCGTGCGCCGAACTATTCTGTCGTGATGATACTGACCTTCGCACCACTATCACGACCAGCGCCATTGCGTTAATGCTCTGTTCACCAGATCGATCTGTTGAATTTCTGTTTGCACACGTCGATTTGCTCACACCATGGACCGACCCAGAGACCCAGGAGCAAGGGGTAAGCAAGCGATGGAGGCCTGCCAAGGGAGCTCAGCCACTTCTCAAGAACGTAATACCAACCATGCGCGATATAGCTATTCGCGCACATGAACGGATATTGAGAATCACAGATCCTGCGCGTGAACTTGCGCTCTGGTATGAGGCGAATCCCAACCGGATTTATCTACAACCTCACCTTGAGTATTTACGTCAGCAAACTGTACTTAATTTGCAAGAGGTGCGCGCTATCCTCTATGGTGGTGAAGTTCGAAAATTGGACAATCGTATTAACCAAGAAGGCGGACGTATTGCACTTTTTCTGAAATCTCATCATGTGCCTCGCAAGATGAACAAAAAAACCGGCACAACCGTGAAGTTTTTCGACTTGGAGCAGGCAATACTAGGATTATTGCCCAAGAATTTCCCAATCATGGACGTTAAAACGGGCCTCAAATACAGCGAAGCCTTGTGTGTGCTACGATATCAAGAGCTCATGGAAGCTAAATCCGGATTCATGCCAGCAATGCTCCAACAGATCACGTACGGTATGTTTGCATCAGGGATTAAGAAGATTCCAGACAATCAGTACCATAACATCACAATATTCAAGCGGCATGGCTACCACGATGGCCAGGGCGGATTTCTTTATCTCACTAGTCACCAATTGCGCCACTATCTCAATACATTAGTGCGCCGTGATGGAACGCTAACAGAACAGGAAATCGCTTATTGGTCAGGGCGCAAGGCCGTCTCACAAAACCCAGTATACGATCACGAATCCGTTGATGATAAGTTGCACAAACTGGAATTCAGGCTCGGGTTTCATAGCGACACTCAACCATTTGGCAATATCAATGATCGCATCTTCATCCGGCGCGACCAGTTTGGCGAGATAGAGAAAATTACCGCTCACCTCAGCTTCCTTGGTTACTGCCTGCATGACTACATGCAGTCACCCTGCCAACTTTATGAAGACTGCATCCAATGTGCTGAATTGGTGTGTATCAAGGGAGACCAAAGATCTAAATCCGCACTTGAGACCCTCTATGCTGATTCTCTGGCACTGACACATGCAGCGCGCAAAGATTGCGATGCGGATATGCTTGGAGCTGCAGAGTGGTTTCAGGCCCATAAAAGGAGAGAAAATTACATCAAGAATCTAAAGGATATCTTTGATGACGCTGAAATTCCGGACGGAACGCCCATCCGACTGAATACCAGCACACCGAATAAGATCAAGGAAGCTATGGCGAGGCGCGTGATTCCAATCAAGCCAATAGCTCTTAATATTCAATCTATTGAAGATGTTACTCGGCTTCTTGCGATTCCAGATGGAAGTTCTAAGTAATGAGTGAGTTGACCAATGCCTAATAAAAGTCGGCGTGAACGCGCCCCAAACTTAACCGACGAAAATATTGAGCTTATTGTTCTTTTGCTTGATGGATGGGATCAGACCAAACTCACTTGGGATCTCCTGATTGCCCAAATTCAGAAACAGTTCAAGGTCAGGTATACCCGGCAAGCACTGGACCGACATGCGCGCATCAGCGATGCCTTCCAAGCTCGTAAGAAGATGCTATCCGGACTGGATCGTCGTCCCAAAACCCCGAGTGACGCACGGATTGCAGCGCTAATGGCTGAGAACGAGCGTTTGAAGCAAGAAAATACCAACTTGCTTGAGCAGTTTAGGCGTTGGCTTTACAACTGTAGCCGGATTAGCCCGAATCTCATGGAGGAGGATTGGCGCAACCATCGCGAGACTCTGCGCAAAGCGCTGGACAAAGAATTACCCCCTGCGAATCGATAAGCCTCTAAGGATTT
Protein-coding regions in this window:
- a CDS encoding DHH family phosphoesterase, translated to MMNPVIRKRWTERRSKSEPGNVAALVSALGIGEITASILCRRGIVEEQAAKDYVESLLASLPDPFLLPGMDKGVNRLARALERGESIVIHGDYDVDGITGTALLVQGLRDLGGDVDYHIPLRLKDGYGLSGQALSAAAQKGASLVVSVDCGVSAVQEAALALELELDLIITDQTVEHYQYGNKYCLFWQ
- the secF gene encoding protein translocase subunit SecF, with amino-acid sequence MQLIKPDINLDFVGKRKFAALFSVVLLAVGFLSLIMHGGPNYGIDFSGGTLVQVKFDQMTTAGDIKSALAGLELGGVVVQRFGDEGNEFLIRAQNTSTELKSLSLAISNVLEKSYGEGQVEVRRAEMVGPQVGKDLREKGLMAILYALVGILIYVTWRFEFRFAVGAIVALAHDVFITLGVFSLFGKEIDLPIIAAFLAIIGYSLNDTIIVYDRIRENMGKHGKDGFAAVVNRSINETLSRTILTSGTTLLVVLALFSLGGGVIHNFAFALLVGILIGTYSSIFVASTILVFWDNYRSVKKAAT
- a CDS encoding tyrosine-type recombinase/integrase: MNEQFHVEWLTQIADQPLPEEVKAKDGNVFDPRKNHWKYKTIGKNVSCNFESLPEVSPIFLHGFKLALIDAAISFSGASVQSIFNDTLRLIRFLASRRQSMFDELNFDHITQWARSSPGAESRAASTRSFFQDWAKRHYPGISSELAHTYPSCKQGPTGEAVAIQDPTKGPFDDQEFESILEGLNHALESGDIELDRALEVRLSALLGLRPKQLALAKCCDVSRDKYGRVILRVPMIKGENQGLRDEFRNCPLEPTTGEVLLDYCEMVKKAFSSLLADTGEAPLFPDTSADIVTKSYIPILAYHTADTNMTGRITRTLKNIQAHSIRLGGKRVPGSAVRFRRSFAQRGAEEGIDIFTLAHLMGHRNTNNVKVYFEITNRIRANFSKKIVFQMAPLAQAFGAQLHILRSEAEATRPSLSSRIPDLRLDEHGNLKTLASCSSCSHCSQLRPIACYAGCRSFEPWLDADHESVLDRMLADREKHIEIDERIAKIRDLAILGCTQIVLRCRDILAKKTI
- a CDS encoding site-specific integrase, which translates into the protein MPMRVVETVLKSGERHSVLVDEHGIPDWWSSMWVIEKLRPQGGAANTISTKLRAVMLLCRALPQAQDLTSRLARGKWLSVPEIDHLIEQMGLPADSITPLNVTEGDDNRTVKRRSRVVSLEKLRSKLRIQQQQMVTSRTKALRLQIIREYLWWRINAHILRSRGQTKISLTILRDEIDTYIESKSTNIRNASGIGEPKGLSEIQQAELIEVIQTSSPLNPWKNDAFIRSRNQLLVELFLACGPRRGAILGIKVPDIDSHVGRISVLRRPDDLEDPRTVQTGNKSGDYKLPLGDRLFRLLREYQVLRHKKVKGRHQYLIVSEDGNPLEQSSVNYIFRSLRKVPQLTNLHPHLLRHTWASNHARQRYAEGVSIDEIEKELRTLGGWSERSKMPAYYTRQFVDEHSYESSLRLQNKATPIRTQKQVPTDDVR
- a CDS encoding tetratricopeptide repeat protein, with protein sequence MKNKETVLLVVIAFIAGLLVGVLLSKGGKGSPTSPPPVATPTPVVNYQKEIALLEKIVVDEPSNRQAWVKLGHNYFDSDQPMKAIEAYTKALELDGRDADVLTDQGIMFRRVGWYDRAIENFVKAAEVNPNHAQSLYNLGIVYRYDVQDFAKAKEVWTRFLVLNPTGSGADQIRRELQFIEAHPAGAPPK